A single Micromonospora sp. CCTCC AA 2012012 DNA region contains:
- a CDS encoding precorrin-8X methylmutase, with the protein MSRAVHPIEVESYRILRSRVDLSHLPPLTRAVTERVVHASADLDYVADLVCDETALAGGLAALRAGAPVVTDVWMVAAGITGREAVCPVAEPAAAELARAAGLTRSAAAVRIAYERVGPGAVWVVGCAPTALVELITLDVAPALVVGLPVGFVGAAESKAALRAAGLPAVSNVGEKGGSAVAAAALNALLYLEETP; encoded by the coding sequence ATGAGCCGGGCGGTGCATCCGATCGAGGTCGAGTCCTACCGGATCCTGCGCTCCCGGGTCGACCTGTCGCACCTGCCGCCGCTGACCCGGGCGGTCACCGAGCGGGTGGTGCACGCCAGCGCCGACCTCGACTACGTCGCCGACCTGGTCTGCGACGAGACCGCCCTGGCCGGTGGGCTGGCTGCGCTGCGCGCCGGCGCCCCGGTCGTCACCGACGTCTGGATGGTGGCCGCCGGCATCACCGGCCGGGAGGCCGTCTGCCCGGTCGCCGAGCCGGCCGCCGCCGAGCTGGCCCGGGCGGCCGGGCTGACCCGCTCGGCGGCGGCGGTACGGATCGCGTACGAGCGGGTCGGCCCCGGCGCGGTCTGGGTGGTCGGCTGCGCGCCGACCGCGCTGGTCGAACTGATCACCCTCGACGTCGCGCCCGCGCTGGTCGTCGGACTGCCGGTCGGCTTCGTCGGCGCTGCCGAGTCCAAGGCCGCGCTGCGGGCCGCCGGCCTGCCCGCGGTGTCCAACGTGGGCGAGAAGGGCGGCTCCGCGGTCGCCGCCGCCGCCCTCAACGCCCTGCTCTATCTGGAGGAGACGCCATGA
- a CDS encoding HoxN/HupN/NixA family nickel/cobalt transporter yields the protein MTATTPTTAGPPTGRWSRAERVRLGGIICAVAALHVAGVSLYLYWNDQPVAAGGLAGAGTLAYLLGVRHAFDADHIAAIDDTTRLMLLRGRRPVGVGFFFALGHSAVVLLLALVIGLASAHFSGTGMARVREVGATVAAVTATLFLALVAVLNAVVLTGLARLWRRLRAGVLDESELDLLLLNRGLLHRVLGARARTLVRSSWHMAPVGFLFGLGLETASEVTLLALSASTAAAGGLPVLALLTLPLLFAAGMSAMDTADSLLMSRAYSWAYRQPARRLWYNLATTGMTVLVGGLVASVYLAGLLTDRFGVTALAGYASIADHFEQLGYAVVALFVLAWAGAVLTWRLAGLDRRHGRVDG from the coding sequence ATGACCGCCACCACCCCCACCACCGCCGGCCCACCCACCGGCCGGTGGAGCCGCGCCGAGCGGGTACGCCTCGGCGGCATCATCTGCGCCGTCGCCGCCCTGCACGTCGCCGGTGTCAGCCTCTACCTGTACTGGAACGACCAGCCGGTGGCGGCCGGCGGCCTCGCCGGGGCGGGCACCCTCGCGTACCTGCTGGGGGTGCGGCACGCCTTCGACGCCGACCACATCGCCGCCATCGACGACACCACCCGGCTGATGCTGCTGCGCGGCCGGCGACCGGTCGGCGTCGGCTTCTTCTTCGCCCTCGGGCACAGCGCGGTGGTGCTGCTGCTGGCCCTGGTGATCGGTCTGGCCTCCGCCCACTTCAGCGGCACCGGCATGGCCCGGGTCCGCGAGGTCGGCGCCACCGTCGCCGCGGTCACCGCGACGCTCTTTCTGGCGCTGGTCGCCGTCCTCAACGCGGTGGTGCTGACCGGGCTGGCCCGGCTGTGGCGGCGGCTGCGGGCCGGCGTGCTCGACGAGTCCGAGCTGGACCTGCTGCTGCTCAACCGGGGCCTGCTGCACCGGGTGCTGGGCGCCCGCGCCCGTACGCTGGTCCGCTCCTCGTGGCACATGGCCCCGGTCGGGTTCCTCTTCGGCCTCGGCCTGGAGACGGCCAGCGAGGTGACCCTGCTGGCCCTGTCGGCCAGCACCGCCGCGGCCGGCGGCCTGCCCGTGCTGGCCCTGCTCACCCTGCCGCTGCTCTTCGCCGCCGGGATGTCCGCCATGGACACCGCCGACAGCCTGCTGATGAGCCGCGCCTACTCGTGGGCGTACCGGCAGCCGGCCCGGCGGCTCTGGTACAACCTGGCCACCACCGGGATGACCGTGCTGGTGGGTGGCCTGGTGGCCAGCGTCTACCTGGCCGGGCTGCTCACCGACCGGTTCGGCGTCACCGCCCTGGCCGGGTACGCCTCGATCGCCGACCACTTCGAGCAGCTCGGCTACGCCGTGGTGGCGCTCTTCGTGCTGGCCTGGGCCGGTGCGGTGCTGACCTGGCGGCTGGCCGGCCTCGACCGCCGCCACGGGCGGGTGGACGGATGA
- the cobJ gene encoding precorrin-3B C(17)-methyltransferase, producing the protein MAPSGGPTIGLVAATAAGRRHARVLAAAWPHARLVDGESVADALRAAWADCDAVVAFLATGAVVRILGPLLADKRTDPAVVVVDEVARHAIALLGGHAGGANALAVEVGALLDARPVVSTATDAAGLPGLDTLGWPVEGAVAAVTRAILDGEPVALIADATWPLPALPPNVRPAPAPDGPPPTGSGTGREHGHRILVTDRVVPVDDWTVVLRPPSLVAGVGSSRGVTAAEVTGLLHRALAEAGLSAASLRCLASVDLKADEAGIVATADALGVPLETATVAELAGVDVPHPSEVVRAAVGTPSVAEAAALRGGGTLLVPKTASAMATVAVARHAPRGRLAIVGLGPGAADLRTPRAVAELRRAAVVVGLDQYVDQVRDLLRPGTRILASGLGAEEERARAAVAEATAGHAVALVGSGDAGVYAMASPALDHADDRIDVVGVPGVTAALAASALLGAPLGHDHAYLSLSDLHTPWEVIARRVAAAAEGDFVALLYNPRSRARDWQLGAALASFAAHRPPETPVGVVRNASRPGERVHLATLATLDPALVDMYSVVVVGSSQTRVVAGRMVTPRGYTWRR; encoded by the coding sequence ATCGCCCCGAGCGGTGGTCCCACCATCGGACTCGTCGCCGCCACCGCCGCCGGCCGGCGGCACGCGCGGGTCCTCGCCGCCGCCTGGCCGCACGCCCGACTCGTCGACGGGGAGAGCGTGGCCGACGCGCTGCGCGCCGCCTGGGCCGACTGCGACGCGGTGGTCGCCTTCCTGGCCACCGGGGCGGTGGTCCGCATCCTCGGGCCGCTGCTCGCCGACAAGCGCACCGACCCGGCCGTGGTGGTGGTCGACGAGGTGGCCCGGCACGCGATCGCGCTGCTCGGCGGTCACGCCGGTGGGGCCAACGCGCTCGCCGTCGAGGTCGGCGCGCTGCTGGACGCCCGACCCGTGGTCAGCACCGCCACCGACGCCGCCGGGCTGCCCGGGCTGGACACCCTCGGCTGGCCGGTCGAGGGCGCGGTGGCCGCCGTGACCCGGGCGATCCTCGACGGCGAGCCGGTCGCGCTGATCGCCGACGCGACCTGGCCGCTGCCCGCGCTGCCGCCGAACGTGCGGCCCGCGCCCGCCCCCGACGGTCCGCCGCCGACCGGCAGCGGAACGGGCCGCGAGCACGGCCACCGGATCCTGGTCACCGACCGGGTCGTACCGGTCGACGACTGGACCGTCGTGCTGCGGCCGCCGTCCCTGGTCGCCGGCGTCGGCTCCAGCCGTGGCGTGACCGCCGCCGAGGTGACCGGCCTGCTGCACCGGGCGCTCGCCGAGGCCGGCCTGAGCGCGGCCAGCCTGCGCTGCCTGGCCAGCGTCGACCTCAAGGCCGACGAGGCGGGCATCGTGGCGACCGCCGACGCGCTCGGCGTACCCCTGGAGACGGCGACCGTCGCGGAGCTGGCGGGGGTCGACGTGCCGCACCCCAGCGAGGTGGTCCGGGCGGCAGTCGGCACGCCCAGCGTCGCCGAGGCCGCCGCGCTGCGCGGCGGCGGCACCCTGCTGGTGCCGAAGACCGCCTCGGCGATGGCGACCGTCGCGGTCGCCCGGCACGCCCCGCGCGGCCGGCTGGCGATCGTCGGGCTCGGCCCCGGCGCGGCCGACCTGCGCACCCCGCGCGCGGTCGCCGAGCTGCGCCGGGCCGCCGTGGTCGTCGGCCTCGACCAGTACGTCGACCAGGTGCGCGACCTGCTGCGGCCCGGCACCCGGATCCTCGCCAGCGGGCTCGGCGCCGAGGAGGAACGGGCCCGCGCCGCCGTCGCCGAGGCCACCGCCGGGCACGCCGTGGCGCTGGTCGGCTCCGGCGACGCCGGGGTGTACGCGATGGCCAGCCCCGCCCTCGACCACGCCGACGACCGGATCGACGTGGTCGGCGTGCCCGGGGTGACCGCCGCCCTCGCCGCGTCCGCGCTGCTCGGCGCGCCGCTCGGGCACGACCACGCCTACCTGAGCCTGTCGGACCTGCACACCCCGTGGGAGGTGATCGCCCGGCGGGTGGCCGCCGCCGCCGAGGGCGACTTCGTGGCGCTGCTGTACAACCCGCGCAGCCGGGCCCGGGACTGGCAGCTCGGCGCGGCGCTGGCCAGCTTCGCCGCGCACCGGCCGCCGGAGACCCCGGTCGGCGTGGTCCGCAACGCCAGCCGCCCCGGCGAGCGGGTGCACCTGGCCACCCTCGCCACCCTCGACCCGGCGCTGGTCGACATGTACAGCGTGGTCGTCGTCGGCAGCTCGCAGACCCGCGTGGTCGCCGGCCGGATGGTGACGCCCCGGGGCTACACGTGGCGGCGGTGA
- the cbiE gene encoding precorrin-6y C5,15-methyltransferase (decarboxylating) subunit CbiE → MPSGATARPAPDAPAPAASATRSSATRSAAAVPSAAAGPVAGALVTVVGVDAAGRPAHPGLGPALADAGLVVGAARHLAASPMPIGCATVTLGPLAPALDRLRAAVAAGVPAVVLASGDPGCFGIVRRLRAAGLPVRVLPAVSSVAAAFARAGLPWDGAAVVTAHGRDPRPALNACRALPAVAVLTAPGAGAAELGAGLVGWPRRLLVAEHLGTDAERVTWTTPEEAAGRQWDDPHVLLSLAPTASPADPAPADPARVAVPEGTGPDPGPGCDRPGVGPMRADNQPAAAPPGGWALPESAYAHRDSMITKAEVRALVVARLRPRLGRLVWDVGAGSGSVGIECALLGAAVIAVERDPTAPVRANAARHGVDVRLVVGSAPAALAGLPDPDAVFVGGGGVDVLAAVVARRPQRVVVALAALDRVAPAVHLLRSAGYPVEGSQLAAARLADLPGGSLRLAATNPVVVLTGERP, encoded by the coding sequence ATGCCTTCTGGTGCGACTGCCCGCCCCGCGCCCGACGCTCCAGCCCCTGCCGCGTCCGCTACCCGCTCGTCCGCCACCCGCTCGGCCGCTGCTGTCCCGTCGGCTGCTGCGGGGCCGGTGGCAGGCGCGCTGGTCACGGTGGTCGGCGTGGACGCCGCCGGGCGGCCGGCGCACCCCGGGCTGGGCCCCGCGCTCGCCGACGCCGGCCTGGTGGTGGGTGCGGCTCGGCACCTCGCCGCCTCACCGATGCCGATCGGCTGCGCCACCGTCACCCTCGGCCCGCTCGCCCCGGCGCTGGACCGCCTCCGCGCTGCCGTCGCCGCCGGTGTCCCGGCCGTCGTGCTGGCCAGCGGGGACCCCGGGTGCTTCGGCATCGTCCGGCGGCTGCGGGCGGCCGGCCTGCCGGTGCGGGTGCTGCCGGCGGTGTCCAGCGTCGCCGCCGCCTTCGCCCGCGCCGGCCTGCCCTGGGACGGCGCCGCCGTGGTCACCGCGCACGGCCGCGACCCGCGTCCGGCGCTCAACGCCTGCCGGGCGCTGCCCGCCGTCGCCGTCCTCACCGCGCCCGGTGCCGGCGCCGCCGAACTGGGGGCGGGCCTGGTGGGTTGGCCCCGCCGCCTGCTGGTCGCCGAACACCTCGGCACCGACGCCGAACGGGTCACCTGGACGACGCCCGAGGAGGCCGCCGGCCGGCAGTGGGACGACCCGCACGTGCTGCTCAGCCTCGCACCGACCGCGTCCCCCGCCGACCCGGCTCCGGCCGACCCGGCCCGCGTCGCTGTGCCGGAGGGCACCGGGCCCGACCCCGGACCGGGGTGCGACCGGCCCGGGGTCGGCCCGATGCGGGCGGACAACCAACCCGCCGCGGCCCCGCCCGGTGGCTGGGCGCTGCCCGAGTCCGCGTACGCGCACCGCGACTCCATGATCACCAAGGCCGAGGTGCGCGCCCTCGTCGTCGCCCGGCTCCGGCCCCGCCTCGGCCGTCTCGTCTGGGACGTCGGGGCCGGCAGCGGGTCGGTCGGCATCGAGTGCGCCCTGCTCGGCGCGGCGGTGATCGCCGTCGAGCGGGACCCCACCGCACCGGTCCGGGCCAACGCGGCCCGGCACGGCGTCGACGTCCGGCTGGTGGTCGGCAGCGCCCCGGCGGCGCTGGCCGGACTGCCCGACCCGGACGCCGTCTTCGTCGGCGGAGGCGGCGTCGACGTGCTCGCCGCCGTGGTGGCCCGCCGCCCGCAGCGGGTGGTGGTGGCCCTCGCCGCGCTGGACCGGGTCGCGCCGGCCGTGCACCTGCTCCGCTCGGCCGGCTATCCGGTCGAGGGGAGCCAACTGGCCGCCGCGCGCCTGGCCGACCTGCCCGGCGGGTCGCTCCGGCTCGCCGCCACCAACCCCGTCGTCGTCCTCACCGGAGAGCGCCCGTGA
- a CDS encoding cobalt-precorrin-5B (C(1))-methyltransferase — protein sequence MTYAEPPLREPDLPRTAKVRPTALRTGWTTGACATAAAKAAVTALVTGVPQREVEIGLPDGRRVRFPVDRCDVTAPPDPHAEAVVVKDAGDDPDVTHGARLTATVGWRTTTGLDLDGGPGVGTVTKPGLGLPVGGPAINETPRRMIGQAVAEVVDLTEVGVRVVVSVPDGERMARKTTNRRLGILGGISILGTTGIVRPFSTASWRASVVQAVHVMAAQGERTVVLCTGGRTERAARALLPELPEVCFVEVGDFTGAAVTAAVDDGMTGVVFVGMAGKLAKLAAGILMTHYTRSKVDLSLLGAVTAEAGGDPELVAAVTAANTGRHAYELWAAAGLLGPAGDLLCRRVRQVLLRFAAHAVTVDVAMVDFAGDRVVASSGRWAA from the coding sequence ATGACGTACGCCGAGCCGCCGCTGCGCGAACCGGACCTGCCGCGTACGGCGAAGGTCCGGCCCACCGCACTGCGTACCGGCTGGACCACCGGCGCCTGCGCCACCGCCGCGGCCAAGGCGGCCGTCACCGCCCTGGTCACCGGGGTGCCGCAGCGGGAGGTGGAGATCGGCCTGCCCGACGGCCGGCGGGTGCGCTTCCCGGTCGACCGGTGCGACGTCACCGCCCCGCCCGACCCCCACGCCGAGGCGGTCGTGGTGAAGGACGCCGGGGACGACCCGGACGTCACCCACGGCGCCCGCCTCACCGCCACCGTCGGCTGGCGTACGACGACCGGGCTGGACCTCGACGGTGGTCCCGGGGTCGGCACGGTGACGAAGCCCGGCCTCGGCCTGCCCGTCGGCGGACCGGCCATCAACGAGACGCCGCGCCGCATGATCGGGCAGGCGGTGGCCGAGGTGGTCGACCTGACCGAGGTGGGCGTCCGGGTGGTGGTCAGCGTGCCGGACGGGGAGCGGATGGCGCGCAAGACCACCAACCGGCGGCTCGGCATCCTCGGCGGCATCTCCATCCTCGGCACCACCGGGATCGTCCGGCCCTTCTCGACCGCCTCCTGGCGGGCCAGCGTGGTGCAGGCGGTGCACGTGATGGCCGCCCAGGGGGAGCGGACCGTCGTGCTGTGCACCGGGGGGCGTACCGAGCGGGCCGCCCGGGCGCTCCTGCCGGAGCTGCCCGAGGTCTGCTTCGTCGAGGTCGGCGACTTCACCGGCGCGGCGGTCACCGCCGCCGTCGACGACGGCATGACCGGGGTGGTCTTCGTCGGCATGGCCGGCAAGCTGGCGAAGCTCGCCGCCGGCATCCTGATGACCCACTACACCCGGTCGAAGGTGGACCTGTCGCTGCTCGGCGCGGTGACCGCCGAGGCCGGCGGCGACCCCGAGCTGGTCGCGGCCGTCACCGCCGCCAACACCGGACGGCACGCGTACGAGCTGTGGGCCGCCGCCGGTCTGCTCGGCCCCGCCGGGGACCTGCTCTGCCGCCGGGTACGCCAGGTGCTGCTCCGCTTCGCCGCGCACGCCGTCACGGTCGACGTGGCCATGGTGGACTTCGCCGGCGACCGGGTTGTCGCCTCCTCCGGCCGGTGGGCCGCGTGA
- the cobM gene encoding precorrin-4 C(11)-methyltransferase gives MTTTGKVWFVGAGPGAADLLTLRAARVIADADVVIWAASLVHADVLAHARPDAEIVDSSQLPVEGVLPLYRRAAAQGLTVARIHSGDPALWGAVQEQLDLCRALGLAVEIVPGVSSFTAVAAIVGRELTIPEVAQSVILTRLEGGKTPMPPGERVREFARHGTTMALFLSAARSGQAQAELLAGGYPPDTPVVVAYQATWPDELVVRCTLGELAATVKEHRLWKHTLFLVGPALAASGTRSHLYHPGHFHTFRRAEPTARAELRRTRATRAADAAGDGPPR, from the coding sequence GTGACCACCACCGGAAAGGTCTGGTTCGTCGGGGCGGGACCCGGCGCCGCCGACCTGCTCACCCTGCGCGCCGCCCGGGTGATCGCGGACGCCGACGTGGTGATCTGGGCGGCCAGCCTGGTCCACGCCGACGTGCTCGCCCACGCCCGCCCGGACGCCGAGATCGTCGACTCCTCCCAACTGCCCGTCGAGGGGGTGCTGCCGCTCTACCGGCGGGCCGCCGCGCAGGGGCTGACCGTGGCCCGGATCCACTCCGGCGACCCGGCGCTCTGGGGTGCGGTGCAGGAGCAGCTCGACCTGTGCCGGGCCCTCGGCCTGGCGGTGGAGATCGTGCCCGGGGTGTCGTCGTTCACCGCCGTCGCCGCCATCGTCGGCCGGGAACTGACCATTCCCGAGGTGGCTCAGTCGGTGATCCTCACCCGCCTGGAGGGCGGGAAGACGCCGATGCCGCCGGGGGAGCGGGTCCGTGAGTTCGCCCGGCACGGCACCACCATGGCGCTCTTCCTCTCCGCCGCCCGCTCCGGGCAGGCGCAGGCCGAGCTGCTCGCCGGTGGCTACCCGCCCGACACCCCGGTCGTGGTGGCGTACCAGGCGACCTGGCCCGACGAACTGGTGGTCCGCTGCACGCTCGGCGAGCTGGCGGCCACCGTCAAGGAACACCGGCTCTGGAAGCACACCCTCTTCCTGGTCGGCCCGGCGCTCGCCGCCAGCGGCACCCGCTCGCACCTCTATCACCCCGGGCACTTCCACACCTTCCGCCGGGCCGAGCCCACTGCCCGCGCCGAGCTGCGCCGGACCCGCGCCACCCGGGCCGCCGACGCCGCCGGGGACGGGCCACCCCGATGA
- the cobI gene encoding precorrin-2 C(20)-methyltransferase: MTAPDPGRPCGGSHPATLTGVGVGPGDPELLTLKAVRVLGEAEVVFVPVMERPTADGAAPPGRAEATVSAYVAADRLRRLPFALDDTGGVTARRRRAWDAAADAVVDALDAGARAVAFATIGDPNVYSTFGYLAHGVRARRPAVEVRTVPGVTAMQELAARSGVPLCEGREPLTLLPATAGLAPVADALAGPGTVVIYKGWRRHPALVDELRRRGRLDDAVLGRALGLPDERIGPVDAAADDLPYLSTLLVPAHRDRRGGKL; the protein is encoded by the coding sequence GTGACCGCGCCGGACCCGGGCCGGCCCTGTGGCGGCTCCCACCCGGCCACCCTGACCGGGGTCGGGGTCGGCCCCGGCGACCCGGAACTGCTGACCCTCAAGGCGGTCCGGGTGCTGGGCGAGGCGGAGGTGGTCTTCGTACCGGTGATGGAGCGGCCGACCGCCGACGGTGCCGCGCCCCCCGGCCGCGCCGAGGCCACCGTGTCCGCGTACGTCGCCGCGGACCGGCTCCGCCGGCTGCCGTTCGCCCTCGACGACACCGGCGGGGTGACCGCCCGCCGCCGACGGGCCTGGGACGCCGCCGCCGACGCGGTGGTCGACGCGCTCGACGCGGGCGCCCGCGCGGTCGCCTTCGCCACCATCGGCGACCCCAACGTCTACTCCACCTTCGGCTACCTGGCGCACGGCGTGCGCGCCCGCCGCCCGGCGGTCGAGGTGCGCACCGTCCCCGGGGTGACCGCCATGCAGGAACTGGCCGCCCGCAGCGGCGTCCCGCTCTGTGAGGGACGCGAGCCGCTGACCCTGCTGCCGGCGACGGCCGGACTCGCGCCGGTCGCCGACGCCCTCGCCGGACCCGGCACGGTCGTGATCTACAAGGGCTGGCGCCGCCACCCGGCGCTGGTCGACGAGCTGCGCCGACGCGGCCGGCTCGACGACGCCGTGCTCGGCCGGGCCCTCGGCCTGCCCGACGAGCGGATCGGGCCGGTCGACGCCGCCGCCGACGACCTGCCGTACCTGTCGACGCTGCTGGTCCCGGCCCACCGGGACCGCCGGGGAGGAAAACTGTGA
- a CDS encoding cobyrinate a,c-diamide synthase, protein MSRTRPATTAPAGAWALPRVVVAAPASGHGKTTVATGLLAALRRRGLTVSPHKVGPDYIDPGYHALAAGRPGRNLDPWLVGEERIAPLLRHGASVPTPADVAVVEGVMGLHDGAVGRRGYASTAHVARLIDAPVLLVLDTTAQGRSAAALALGMQVFDPGVRIGGVILNRVGSPRHETLLRDALAEVGVPVLGAVTRAAEVAAPARHLGLVPVAERAPESLAVVAALGELVESTVDLDGVLELARTAPPLTVAPWDPVAAVGGPVGTTRPVVAVAGGPAFTFSYAETTELLTAAGAEVVVVDPLRDPALPDGTRAVVVGGGFPEVHAEALAANAGLRADLAGFAGPVVAECAGLLYLGRSLDGVPMCGRLDHAARMTGRLTLGYRDAVAATASPVHPAGDPVRGHEFHRTVTDPGHGERPAWRWDGDAHGFVAGDVHASYLHTHWAGQPLAARRLVEAASR, encoded by the coding sequence GTGAGCCGGACCCGACCGGCGACGACGGCACCGGCCGGTGCGTGGGCGCTGCCCCGGGTGGTCGTGGCGGCGCCGGCCAGCGGGCACGGCAAGACCACCGTCGCCACCGGGCTGCTCGCCGCGCTGCGCCGCCGTGGCCTCACCGTCAGCCCGCACAAGGTCGGCCCCGACTACATCGACCCCGGCTACCACGCGCTCGCCGCGGGCCGGCCCGGCCGCAACCTCGACCCGTGGCTGGTCGGCGAGGAGCGGATCGCACCGCTGCTGCGGCACGGCGCGAGCGTGCCCACCCCCGCCGACGTCGCGGTGGTCGAAGGGGTGATGGGGCTGCACGACGGCGCGGTCGGCCGACGCGGGTACGCCTCCACCGCGCACGTCGCCCGGCTCATCGACGCGCCCGTGCTGCTGGTGCTCGACACCACCGCCCAGGGGCGCTCCGCCGCCGCCCTCGCGCTCGGCATGCAGGTCTTCGACCCGGGCGTACGGATCGGCGGGGTGATCCTCAACCGGGTCGGCTCGCCTCGGCACGAGACCCTGCTGCGCGACGCGCTCGCCGAGGTGGGCGTACCGGTGCTGGGGGCGGTCACCCGGGCCGCCGAGGTCGCCGCGCCGGCCCGGCACCTCGGGCTGGTGCCGGTCGCCGAGCGGGCCCCCGAGTCGCTCGCCGTCGTCGCCGCCCTCGGTGAGCTGGTCGAGTCCACCGTGGACCTCGACGGGGTGCTGGAGCTGGCCCGGACCGCGCCGCCGTTGACCGTCGCGCCCTGGGACCCGGTCGCGGCCGTCGGTGGGCCCGTCGGCACGACCCGCCCGGTCGTCGCGGTCGCCGGTGGTCCGGCCTTCACCTTCTCGTACGCGGAGACCACCGAACTGCTCACCGCGGCCGGCGCGGAGGTCGTCGTGGTCGACCCGCTGCGCGACCCGGCGCTGCCGGACGGCACCCGGGCCGTGGTCGTCGGGGGCGGCTTCCCCGAGGTGCACGCCGAGGCGCTCGCCGCCAACGCCGGGCTCCGCGCCGACCTGGCCGGGTTCGCCGGCCCGGTCGTCGCCGAGTGCGCCGGCCTGCTCTATCTCGGCCGGTCCCTGGACGGGGTGCCGATGTGCGGGCGGCTCGACCACGCCGCCCGGATGACCGGTCGGCTCACCCTCGGCTACCGGGACGCCGTCGCCGCCACCGCCTCCCCGGTCCACCCCGCCGGCGACCCGGTACGCGGCCACGAGTTCCACCGCACCGTCACCGACCCGGGCCACGGCGAGCGACCCGCCTGGCGCTGGGACGGCGACGCGCACGGCTTCGTCGCCGGCGACGTGCACGCCTCCTACCTGCACACCCACTGGGCGGGCCAGCCCCTCGCGGCCCGTCGGCTGGTCGAGGCGGCGAGCCGGTGA
- the cobO gene encoding cob(I)yrinic acid a,c-diamide adenosyltransferase: protein MPQGKPSHVPVDGLTTRQRRNRPLTIVHTGQMKGKSTAAFGLALRAWTAGLSIGVFQFVKSAKWRVGEENAFRALGEVHERTGEGAPVAWHKMGEGWSWIQRGGEADHAADALEGWRQIQRDLAAQRHGLYVLDEFTYPMKWGWVDVDEVVDTLAGRPGFQHVVITGRDADPRLVAAADLVAELTKIKHPMDAGQKGQKGIEW from the coding sequence ATGCCGCAGGGGAAGCCCAGCCACGTGCCCGTCGACGGGTTGACCACCCGGCAGCGGCGGAACCGGCCGCTGACCATCGTCCACACCGGTCAGATGAAGGGGAAGTCGACCGCCGCGTTCGGGTTGGCGCTGCGAGCCTGGACGGCCGGGCTGTCGATCGGCGTCTTCCAGTTCGTCAAGAGCGCCAAGTGGCGGGTGGGGGAGGAGAACGCCTTCCGGGCCCTCGGCGAGGTGCACGAGCGCACCGGCGAGGGCGCCCCGGTCGCCTGGCACAAGATGGGCGAGGGCTGGTCCTGGATCCAGCGCGGCGGCGAGGCCGACCACGCCGCCGACGCCCTGGAGGGCTGGCGGCAGATCCAGCGCGACCTGGCCGCACAGCGCCACGGCCTCTACGTGCTCGACGAGTTCACCTACCCGATGAAGTGGGGCTGGGTGGACGTGGACGAGGTGGTCGACACCCTCGCCGGCCGCCCCGGTTTCCAGCACGTCGTCATCACCGGCCGGGACGCCGACCCGCGCCTGGTCGCCGCCGCCGACCTGGTCGCCGAGCTGACCAAGATCAAGCACCCGATGGACGCCGGCCAGAAGGGCCAGAAGGGGATCGAGTGGTGA